In Mercurialis annua linkage group LG5, ddMerAnnu1.2, whole genome shotgun sequence, a single genomic region encodes these proteins:
- the LOC126681661 gene encoding uncharacterized protein LOC126681661 — protein MIATRHTRRYRFNIQPKNMVRNYKNLSYEKKQEYIQKKSTKNKERRLANKTSNTETYGSSSSNQEVPTEIQNKTKNDKKRELTNIMPDIESNDEQTNSKKPRVEWLCRAQMDKVEYDGEISYEPVCSPLHKLKKVLPCSYCGAKRFEYEPPTFCCQNGKVKLATSKIPEELLLLFTSDCEEAIQFRNNIRLYNSIFAFTSFGVKLDKELASNRKGVYTFRARGQIYHELPTLIPHDGIPRYFQLYFYDSSNELENRMNAVGEADLNRQLMEKLMSILADNPYAQFFRSLNNYESHKNIEIRIASTVRSNQQVYNAPTSSEVAAIWVEGNSPNAPFEREIIIHAHSGHNYKIKQFFGCYDPLQYPFLFPKGESGWHQNIKRHDPSNKTNLQHSGINFQNVASASEIIEKENQVAKPNTRGNVSCREYYCYKLQIRDAEFPILLLADRLLQQYAVDMYIKIETTRLDYIRREQSQIRAELYSGIVDSIIAGETRADQVGKRLVLPASFIGGPRDMRRRYMDAMALVQRFGKPDLFITMTCNPEWEEIKQELKPNQTSKARADLIARVFRAKLQDLKDLLYKKEIFGRIAAHVHVIEFQKRGLPHAHILIILHPHHKLSSPDEFDKYISAEIPDKEKHPDLYEMVSKHMMHGPCGKKNPTCPCMIEGKCRFHYPRQYSQQTTLGKDGYPIYKRPNNGRQVKTRKCGLDNRWVVPYSPYLLTRYSCHVNVEVCSGYKAVKYLYKYIYKGHDRVAVNIAHDEDANQIDEIKQFQDARWVSAQEAMWRIYEFELNQMHPAVINLQLHLPNKQSVAFWKGQDLRYVADSEHNKKTMLTEFFHTCATDKYAEKLLYREFPEHYTWSGMERIWSKRKNKKVIGRVNAANPIEGERYYMRILLSHVRGPKSFNDLLTVNGVPYSTFKESAMNRGLLEYDNSASECMKEAVEYQMPKELRRLFATLLVYCDPPSVRQLWDDNYEAMAEDFKKIHENSLEMQISSTLESINYYLKSMGKNIKDYDLPKVKARADQIFSNVTKEIEEEMAIEVPQEDLDATNKLNNEQMKAYNVILARINSKKSGAFFVDGPGGTGKTFLYRALLANIRSKGMIALATATSGVAAAIMPGGRTAHNRFSIPLSPTESSLCGISKQSGKAELLRKATLIIWDEAPMAKRFAIETVDRSLKDIMNSTEPFGGKVFVFGGDFRQVLPVVPKGTRQETVSSSLIKSYLWEKMEVLKLTVNMRAKSDKDFGNFLLRIGNGEEPTKGDNLIKIPEEMVIKDGDDDASENALIDAVYPSLQENSTSPNFMTNRAILATKNEYVDNLNQKMITLFPGESKIYNSFDEAVDDTTNYYQEEFLNTLLPNGLPPHKLELKVNCPIMLLRNLDPSNGLCNGTRMVCKKFGNNVIHAEITVGQHTGKQVLLPRIPLSPAENEGYPFRFKRKQFPVRLCFAMTINKAQGQTIQNVGVYLPEPVFSHGQLYVALSRGVSLSTTKVLVKSEKTKKAKGIYTKNVVYKEVLLP, from the coding sequence ATGATAGCCACTAGACATACGAGGAGATACAGATTCAACATTCAACCTAAAAATATGGTGAGAAACTATAAAAATTTGAGTTATGAAAAGAAACAAGAATACATCCAAaagaaatcaacaaaaaataaagaaagaagatTGGCAAACAAAACATCAAACACAGAGACATATGGCAGCAGCTCATCTAACCAAGAAGTACCGACTgaaattcaaaacaaaactaaaaatgaCAAGAAAAGAGAACTCACAAATATAATGCCAGATATAGAGAGTAATGATGAGCAAACGAATTCAAAAAAACCACGTGTTGAATGGTTATGTAGAGCCCAAATGGACAAGGTTGAATATGATGGAGAAATATCATATGAACCGGTATGCTCGCCTCTACACAAGCTTAAAAAGGTCCTTCCATGTAGCTATTGCGGAGCTAAAAGATTTGAATACGAGCCACCGACATTTTGCTGCCAGAATGGAAAAGTAAAATTGGCAACATCAAAAATTCCAGAagaactattattattattcactTCAGACTGTGAGGAAGCAATCCAATTTAGAAACAACATCCGACTATACAATAGTATTTTCGCATTCACATCATTTGGAGTCAAATTGGACAAAGAGTTAGCTTCAAACAGAAAAGGAGTTTACACATTTCGAGCTCGAGGACAAATATATCACGAACTACCAACTTTAATTCCACATGACGGAATTCCGAGATACTTTCAACTATACTTTTATGATAGTAGCAATGAGCTAGAGAATCGAATGAATGCAGTTGGAGAGGCAGATTTAAATAGACAACTCATGGAAAAACTGATGAGCATTTTAGCAGACAACCCATATGCTCAATTCTTCCGAAGTCTGAATAACTATGAATCTcacaaaaatattgaaattaggATCGCATCAACTGTAAGATCAAATCAGCAGGTATATAATGCGCCTACATCAAGCGAAGTCGCAGCTATTTGGGTGGAAGGAAACAGCCCGAATGCTCCATTTGAAAGGGAAATAATAATTCATGCACACTCAGGACACAATTACAAAATCAAGCAGTTTTTCGGCTGTTATGATCCATTGCAGTATCCCTTTCTCTTTCCAAAAGGTGAAAGTGGATGGCATCAGAATATTAAAAGACATGACCCGTCAAACAAAACAAACTTGCAACATAGCggaattaattttcaaaatgttGCATCAGCCTCCGAAATAATTGAGAAAGAGAATCAAGTTGCCAAACCAAATACCCGTGGAAATGTGTCGTGCCGAGAATATTACTGCTATAAACTACAAATAAGAGATGCAGAATTCCCAATACTACTTCTTGCAGATCGCCTGCTGCAGCAATATGCGGTTGACATGTACATCAAAATAGAAACAACAAGACTTGATTATATAAGAAGGGAACAATCGCAAATAAGAGCCGAGTTATATTCCGGAATTGTAGATAGCATAATAGCTGGCGAGACTAGAGCAGATCAAGTGGGGAAAAGATTAGTGTTGCCCGCATCTTTCATAGGAGGACCTAGAGACATGCGACGAAGGTACATGGATGCAATGGCATTAGTTCAAAGATTTGGAAAACCTGATTTATTTATAACAATGACATGCAACCCCGAGTGGGAAGAAATAAAACAAGagttaaaaccaaatcaaacttcAAAAGCAAGAGCTGATTTGATTGCAAGAGTTTTTCGAGCAAAGCTACAAGATCTCAAggatttgttatataaaaaagaaatttttgGCCGAATAGCAGCTCATGTCCATGTTATAGAGTTTCAAAAAAGAGGTTTACCACATGCCCATATATTAATCATATTGCATCCTCATCATAAATTGTCAAGTCCGGatgaatttgataaatatatcaGTGCGGAAATTCCCGACAAAGAAAAGCATCCAGATTTGTATGAAATGGTTTCAAAGCACATGATGCATGGCCCATGTGGGAAAAAAAATCCTACTTGCCCCTGTATGATTGAAGGAAAATGCAGATTTCACTACCCGCGCCAGTACTCACAGCAAACAACACTAGGAAAAGATGGCTATCCTATATATAAAAGACCAAACAACGGACGACAGGTGAAGACAAGAAAATGCGGATTGGACAACAGATGGGTTGTGCCGTATAGCCCATATCTATTGACCAGATATAGTTGCCATGTAAATGTAGAAGTTTGCTCGGGATATAAAGCAGTAAAATACTTGtacaaatatatatacaaaggGCATGATCGGGTAGCTGTAAATATAGCTCATGATGAAGACGCTAACCAAATAGATGAAATAAAACAATTCCAAGACGCAAGGTGGGTGTCTGCGCAAGAGGCTATGTGGAGAATTTATGAATTTGAACTAAATCAAATGCATCCAGCTGTTATAAATCTTCAATTGCACCTCCCGAATAAGCAATCAGTTGCATTTTGGAAGGGACAAGACTTACGATACGTTGCTGATTCCGAACACAACAAAAAAACAATGCTAACAGAGTTCTTTCATACATGCGCAACAGACAAGTATGCTGAAAAACTATTATACAGAGAATTCCCAGAGCATTATACATGGAGCGGGATGGAAAGAATAtggtcaaaaagaaaaaataaaaaagtgataGGGCGTGTCAATGCAGCAAATCCAATTGAAGGCGAGAGATATTACATGAGGATTTTGTTGAGTCATGTAAGAGGACCAAAATCATTTAATGATTTGCTAACTGTCAACGGTGTTCCATACTCAACATTCAAGGAATCAGCAATGAACAGAGGATTGCTGGAATATGATAACAGTGCATCAGAATGCATGAAAGAAGCTGTAGAGTACCAAATGCCAAAAGAACTACGAAGACTATTTGCCACATTATTAGTGTATTGTGATCCTCCAAGTGTTAGACAATTGTGGGACGATAATTATGAAGCCATGGCagaagattttaaaaaaatacatgaaaATTCACTTGAAATGCAGATTTCTTCTACTCTTGAAAGCATCAACTATTATTTAAAAAGCATGGGAAAAAACATAAAAGACTATGATTTACCAAAAGTAAAGGCAAGAGCAGACCAAATATTCTCAAACGTGAcaaaagaaattgaagaagagATGGCAATAGAAGTACCACAAGAAGACCTCGATGCAACAAATAAGCTAAATAATGAGCAAATGAAAGCATATAATGTCATTCTTGCaagaataaattcaaaaaaaagtgGAGCATTCTTCGTTGATGGACCAGGTGGAACCGGGAAAACATTCCTTTATCGTGCACTCCTTGCTAACATACGTTCAAAAGGAATGATAGCTCTAGCTACAGCAACATCTGGAGTGGCAGCAGCAATTATGCCCGGAGGAAGAACTGCACATAACCGATTTTCAATACCTTTAAGTCCTACGGAGTCCAGCTTATGTGGGATTTCAAAACAAAGTGGCAAGGCCGAATTATTAAGGAAAGCAACACTAATAATATGGGACGAGGCGCCAATGGCTAAACGATTTGCAATAGAAACTGTTGACAGAAGCCTTAAGGATATTATGAACAGTACAGAACCATTTGGAGGAAAAGTTTTTGTCTTTGGAGGAGATTTTAGACAAGTACTTCCGGTGGTGCCTAAAGGAACAAGACAAGAAACTGTTAGCTCAAGTCTCATAAAATCATATCTATGGGAAAAAATGGAGGTGTTGAAATTGACGGTAAATATGAGGGCCAAATCGGACAAAGATTTTGGCAATTTTCTACTTCGAATCGGTAACGGAGAAGAACCAACAAAAGGAGATAACTTGATAAAGATACCAGAAGAGATGGTAATAAAAGACGGAGATGACGATGCCTCCGAAAATGCACTTATTGATGCAGTGTACCCGTCATTGCAAGAAAATTCTACCTCGCCAAATTTCATGACAAATCGAGCAATATTGGCTACTAAAAATGAATATGTagacaatttaaaccaaaagatGATAACATTATTCCCTGGAGAAAGCAAAATCTATAATAGCTTTGATGAGGCGGTAGACGATACAACTAATTACTATCAAGAGGAGTTTTTAAATACTTTACTGCCGAATGGATTGCCTCCACATAAGTTAGAACTGAAAGTCAATTGCCCTATCATGCTGTTAAGAAACCTAGACCCTTCAAATGGATTGTGTAATGGAACAAGAATGGTATGCAAAAAATTTGGTAATAATGTCATACACGCTGAAATAACAGTGGGCCAACATACTGGAAAACAAGTGCTTCTACCAAGGATACCATTATCTCCAGCAGAAAATGAAGGATATCCATTTCGTTTCAAGAGAAAACAATTTCCTGTGCGTCTCTGTTTTGCTATGACTATAAATAAGGCTCAAggacaaacaattcaaaatgtaGGAGTATATTTGCCAGAACCAGTTTTCTCACACGGACAATTATATGTGGCACTTTCTAGAGGAGTTTCATTGTCAACAACTAAAGTCCTTGTGAAGTCTGAAAAAACAAAGAAAGCAAAAGGAATATATACGAAAAACGTTGTATATAAAGAAGTTCTACTTCCTTAG
- the LOC126681662 gene encoding replication protein A 70 kDa DNA-binding subunit B-like — translation MENNIDLLQPYQKEWSISVMVIRSGSIESYNNGSNKKRKIILVDIKGTKIQAILFNEAVEKFKDCLERGKTYTITNGVVKAINSHYPNVNERIELSLTLYTTVIECAIIIPRDVLIFNFTSFNDVEKISDEKTMVDILGIVEHVKSAFTVQTRMGIPTRKREILLLNDKLEKLNLILWGDLADNEGGEVESLLQNSDQRPIIALSNVKAKIYAEELQLNTTQVTTIEINLDLLEVDELRESYYSNILVNKQVSFLSSPNKFTKVSEVTLKEIIENKYQEIQCYFEATILSVVNSNNPWYNSCNKCSKKIYPNKGHLKCFNCNDENPQYTPRYMLKLLVSDSIEEAYVTIFDNAEILIGCPVFKYMKLNMDGPKEDIQFYKKLMSCQSKQYRFLVMLKKDKEADYARKQMVASDVQEVEDNNSARELRDKEKFKDNNQVIEIKDDVLEAEGDTRLKKKIKIEKD, via the coding sequence AtggaaaataatattgatttgCTTCAACCATATCAAAAAGAATGGTCTATTAGCGTTATGGTAATTCGAAGCGGGTCAATAGAATCATATAACAATGGTtctaacaaaaaaagaaaaatcatatTAGTTGATATTAAAGGAACCAAAATACAAGCTATTTTATTCAATGAAGCGGTGGAAAAGTTCAAAGATTGTTTAGAAAGAGGCAAGACTTATACGATCACTAATGGAGTGGTTAAAGCAATTAATTCACATTATCCTAATGTGAATGAAAGAATTGAACTGTCTCTGACACTATATACCACTGTCATCGAATGTGCGATAATTATTCCAAGAgatgttttaatatttaactttACATCGTTTAATGATGTAGAAAAAATTTCTGATGAGAAGACTATGGTAGATATATTGGGCATTGTAGAACATGTCAAATCTGCTTTCACGGTGCAAACAAGAATGGGGATACCAACTAGAAAAAGAGAAATACTTCTTCTTAATGACAAATtggaaaaactaaatttaattttatgggGAGATCTAGCTGACAATGAAGGTGGTGAAGTAGAATCTCTCCTTCAAAATTCGGACCAGAGGCCAATAATAGCCTTATCCAATGTCAAAGCAAAAATATATGCCGAAGAATTACAACTCAATACAACTCAAGTTACAACAATAGAGATAAACTTAGACTTACTAGAAGTGGATGAACTACGTGAATCGTATTATTCCAATATATTGGTAAACAAACAAGTAAGTTTTCTTTCGTCGCCTaataaatttacaaaggtttcagaAGTTACATTGAAagaaataatagaaaataagtATCAAGAGATTCAATGTTATTTTGAGGCAACTATATTATCGGTTGTAAATAGCAACAATCCTTGGTATAATTCTTGTAACAAGTGCAGCAAAAAGATATATCCAAACAAAGGGCATCTAAAATGTTTCAATTGTAATGATGAAAATCCTCAATATACTCCAAGGTATATGCTCAAACTACTTGTCTCAGATTCAATCGAAGAAGCATATGTCACCATATTTGATAATGCAGAAATCTTGATTGGATGTCCGGTgtttaaatatatgaaattaaatatGGACGGACCAAAAGAAGATATACAATTTTACAAGAAATTGATGTCTTGCCAGTCAAAACAATATCGTTTTCTTGTGATGTTGAAAAAAGATAAGGAAGCTGATTATGCAAGGAAGCAAATGGTTGCATCAGATGTACAAGAAGTTGAAGACAATAATTCAGCAAGAGAACTCAGAGATAaggaaaaatttaaagacaatAATCAAGTTATAGAAATAAAAGATGATGTCCTTGAAGCTGAAGGAGATACAAGATTAAAGAAGAAAATCAAGATTGAGAAAGATTAA